Proteins encoded in a region of the Methylosinus trichosporium OB3b genome:
- a CDS encoding penicillin acylase family protein — MKILRVATISLALLILAVAATAFGALRLALPVRSGTHGLPGLAQSVTIRFDDSGAPHIAAANREDAFAALGYVTAGDRLFQMDLLRRKSAGRLAEVFGPALLESDRFARTMNFDRLADAILERLPDDEKRALDAYARGVQQAMRDAVVKPWELLALGYDPEPWRPRDSILVALTFAHMSSSIESERAATVMRAALPAAVVEFLTPESDCYNEALAPRSPERCAAGAHPPEELRPLLRAGVRASRGAAIVGVTAPIGSNAWAVSRARTADGRAILASDMHLFLQQPNVWYRAHLAYGDVAIEGLTYPGAPLVVVGSNGRVAWGLTNLDADFTDLVRLRPAGEDGTKYATAEGPRDYSIRRERISVRGGEDALLDIKETVFGPVLPDRLLGDETALRWTMLDPAATNLDLMNMDRAVDVRSALRILQGVGVPPLNAIVADAGGSIGWTLIGKIPKRRGFSGRFAEFWDDGGHGWDGYFSREELPVVVDPPEGFIVSANQRMLGRADFAPEIGHDYSGGVRAWRIAERLRSGAFVEADMAALQLDSSAEYYRYDRDVALEALRASKIADAETEDLLRALEAFDGRAEPSSLGLRLVFEFRSELKEAMLAPILERCRALDPTFRYFWSNVDTSVRAMIDARRAESDREEWNGVVVAALRRAAARLTAASGETSIAGLRWGEENRVQMFHPLSGVSSLLAPFLDMPKAEVAGCPECVRFHAVSQSGNGVGANARLVASPGHEDDGLFQMAGGQSGQPASPHYADRHADWVAGRSRPLRARSFESELVLEPAKGAP, encoded by the coding sequence ATGAAAATCCTTCGCGTCGCGACGATCTCGCTCGCGCTTCTCATTCTCGCCGTCGCGGCGACGGCGTTCGGCGCGCTGCGTCTCGCCTTGCCGGTCCGCAGCGGGACCCATGGTCTGCCCGGGCTCGCGCAGAGCGTGACCATTCGTTTCGACGACTCGGGCGCGCCGCACATCGCCGCTGCGAATCGCGAGGACGCTTTCGCCGCGCTCGGCTATGTCACCGCCGGCGATCGGCTGTTTCAGATGGATCTCCTGCGCCGCAAGAGCGCGGGGCGGCTCGCGGAGGTTTTCGGTCCGGCGCTGCTCGAGAGCGACCGCTTCGCCCGCACGATGAATTTCGATCGGCTCGCCGATGCGATCCTCGAGCGGCTTCCCGACGATGAGAAGCGCGCGCTCGACGCTTATGCGCGCGGCGTCCAGCAAGCGATGCGGGACGCCGTCGTGAAGCCCTGGGAGCTTCTGGCGCTCGGTTATGATCCGGAGCCCTGGCGCCCGCGCGACAGCATTCTCGTCGCGCTCACTTTCGCGCATATGTCGTCCTCGATCGAGAGCGAGCGCGCCGCGACCGTCATGCGCGCCGCGCTGCCCGCCGCCGTGGTCGAGTTTCTGACGCCCGAGAGCGATTGCTACAACGAAGCGCTCGCGCCGCGCTCGCCCGAGCGCTGCGCCGCCGGCGCGCATCCGCCCGAGGAGCTGCGCCCGTTGCTGCGCGCAGGCGTCCGCGCGTCGCGCGGCGCGGCGATCGTCGGCGTGACCGCTCCGATAGGGTCGAACGCATGGGCGGTGTCGCGCGCGCGCACCGCCGACGGCCGCGCCATTCTCGCGAGCGACATGCATCTCTTCCTGCAGCAGCCGAATGTCTGGTATCGCGCCCATCTCGCCTATGGCGACGTCGCCATAGAGGGCCTCACCTATCCGGGCGCGCCGCTCGTCGTCGTCGGCTCCAATGGGCGCGTCGCCTGGGGCCTCACCAATCTCGACGCGGATTTCACCGATCTCGTGAGGCTGCGTCCCGCCGGCGAGGATGGGACGAAATATGCGACCGCGGAGGGACCCCGCGACTATTCGATCCGCCGCGAGCGGATCAGCGTCCGCGGCGGCGAGGACGCGCTCCTCGACATCAAGGAGACCGTGTTCGGCCCCGTGCTGCCGGACCGGCTGCTCGGCGACGAGACCGCCTTGCGCTGGACCATGCTCGACCCGGCCGCGACCAATCTCGACCTCATGAACATGGACCGCGCCGTCGATGTGCGCAGCGCGCTGCGCATTCTCCAAGGCGTCGGCGTTCCCCCTCTCAACGCGATCGTCGCGGATGCGGGCGGTTCGATCGGCTGGACCCTCATCGGCAAGATTCCGAAGCGGCGCGGCTTCTCGGGTCGTTTCGCCGAGTTCTGGGACGATGGCGGCCACGGCTGGGACGGCTATTTCTCACGCGAGGAGCTGCCGGTCGTCGTCGATCCGCCCGAGGGCTTCATCGTCAGCGCCAATCAGCGCATGCTCGGCCGCGCCGATTTCGCGCCGGAGATCGGCCACGACTATTCGGGCGGCGTCCGCGCCTGGCGGATCGCCGAGCGGCTGCGCTCCGGCGCCTTCGTCGAGGCGGACATGGCGGCTCTGCAGCTCGACTCTTCCGCCGAATATTACCGCTACGACCGCGACGTGGCGCTCGAGGCTCTGCGCGCGTCGAAAATCGCCGACGCCGAGACCGAGGATCTTCTGCGCGCGCTGGAAGCTTTTGACGGACGCGCCGAGCCGAGCAGCCTCGGACTTCGTCTCGTGTTCGAGTTTCGCAGCGAGCTGAAGGAGGCGATGCTGGCGCCGATCCTCGAGCGATGCCGCGCGCTCGATCCGACGTTCCGTTATTTCTGGTCCAATGTCGACACATCGGTTCGCGCGATGATCGACGCGCGGCGGGCCGAATCGGACCGGGAGGAGTGGAACGGCGTGGTCGTCGCGGCGCTGAGGCGGGCGGCCGCTCGCCTCACCGCCGCGAGCGGCGAGACATCGATCGCGGGCCTCCGCTGGGGCGAGGAGAATCGCGTGCAGATGTTCCATCCGCTCTCCGGCGTCTCCTCTCTGCTCGCGCCTTTTCTCGATATGCCGAAGGCGGAGGTGGCGGGCTGTCCGGAATGCGTCCGTTTCCATGCGGTGTCGCAGAGCGGCAATGGCGTCGGCGCCAATGCGCGCCTCGTCGCCTCGCCGGGCCATGAGGACGACGGATTGTTTCAGATGGCGGGCGGCCAGTCGGGCCAGCCCGCCTCGCCGCATTATGCCGATCGCCATGCCGATTGGGTCGCCGGCCGCTCGCGCCCGTTGCGCGCGCGAAGCTTCGAGAGCGAGCTCGTGCTGGAGCCGGCGAAGGGCGCGCCGTGA
- a CDS encoding GNAT family N-acetyltransferase produces the protein MWAIDADAGRKIIAGAFPLLRPKKKSNGLDGPLARLGALEVRLACGKKEIRKAQRLRFKVFFRKGGAIPDAKAAITRRDADRFDKFCDHLIVIDHAARTRFGKIKPKVVGAYRLLRSEVAQKKGGFYSASEYDLEPLLARHPGLRFLELGRSCVLEQYRGKRTIELLWRGILAYVRHHRIDAMIGCASFEGANPLAHAAALSFLAHHASAEDEWSVSARRDLHVPMAILAKEAVDARRAMNALPPLIKGYLRVGAKFGDGAVVDRKFNTTDVFVIVKVAELDARYLDYFGGAAESERHAA, from the coding sequence ATGTGGGCGATCGACGCCGACGCCGGCCGCAAGATTATCGCCGGCGCTTTTCCTTTGCTGCGACCGAAAAAAAAGAGCAACGGACTCGACGGACCGCTCGCGCGGCTCGGCGCGCTCGAGGTTCGCCTCGCCTGCGGCAAGAAGGAAATCCGCAAGGCGCAGCGCTTGCGCTTCAAAGTCTTCTTCCGCAAGGGCGGCGCCATCCCCGACGCCAAAGCGGCGATCACCCGCCGCGACGCCGATCGCTTCGACAAATTCTGCGATCATCTCATCGTCATCGATCACGCCGCGCGCACCCGCTTCGGCAAGATCAAGCCGAAGGTCGTCGGCGCCTATCGTCTGCTGCGCAGCGAGGTCGCGCAGAAGAAAGGCGGCTTCTATTCGGCGAGCGAATATGATCTCGAGCCGTTGCTCGCGCGCCATCCGGGTCTGCGCTTCCTCGAGCTCGGACGCTCCTGCGTGCTGGAGCAATATCGCGGCAAGCGCACGATCGAGCTGCTCTGGCGCGGCATATTGGCTTATGTGCGCCATCATCGCATCGACGCCATGATCGGCTGCGCCAGCTTCGAGGGCGCCAATCCGCTCGCTCATGCGGCGGCGCTGAGCTTCCTCGCGCATCATGCGAGCGCCGAGGACGAGTGGAGCGTCAGCGCGCGGCGCGACCTACATGTGCCGATGGCCATTCTGGCGAAAGAGGCCGTCGACGCGCGCAGAGCGATGAATGCGCTGCCGCCGCTGATCAAGGGCTATTTGCGTGTCGGCGCCAAGTTCGGCGACGGCGCCGTGGTCGACCGAAAGTTCAACACGACCGACGTTTTCGTCATCGTGAAGGTCGCCGAGCTCGACGCCCGCTATCTCGATTATTTCGGCGGCGCCGCAGAGAGCGAGCGCCACGCCGCGTGA